A region of the Deltaproteobacteria bacterium HGW-Deltaproteobacteria-6 genome:
TACGGCACGGACATAAAGGGCCTGCACGATTAAGAGCGGCGCAAGGCCTATAGCCCCAAGTTTATAGTTCATCTGTTTATCGCCCCCAGTCTCGGATTGATTTATCATTATACCTGCAACGGGATGACTTGGAAAGGTCTTCCTGCTGCGCATTACGATTTATCACGGGCGCGTGAGCGCAACCGATGGAAATTGACCTCCGCATTGATGGATTTCTTCTCCTTGTAAAACAATTTTTGATAAGGTAGTAAAATTGACTAATAAATATTATCCGGCATGAAAAAGCTTTTTCGGAATCAGATAAACGCATCGATGAAGGTAAAATGAAGATCACATTTCTGGGCACTAACGGCTGGTACGATACGGATTGCGGTAATACGATTTGCACGCTGATCGAGACAAAAACGGCGTATATTATTCTTGATGCCGGAAATGGCATTCATAAAGCGGACAGGTATATCAAAAAAGATCTGCCGGTTTATTTGTTGCTCAGTCATTTCCACATCGACCATATGGAAGGGCTCCACATTCTGGCAAAATTCAAATTTAAATCGCTGACGATCATGGGACAAACCGGGACAAAAGCGATCATCAAAGAATTTCTCGCTCCCGTATATTCCATCCCCGTCCATAAATTGCCTTTTCCCTGCAAGGTGACAGACGTTAAAGAGGGCCGACACAGCAGTCCTTTTAAATTTCTGGCGCGTGAACTGGTTCACGCTTCCAGGTGTCTCGGCTACCGGTTGGAAATTGACGGCAAGGTGATCAGTTATTGC
Encoded here:
- a CDS encoding MBL fold metallo-hydrolase yields the protein MKITFLGTNGWYDTDCGNTICTLIETKTAYIILDAGNGIHKADRYIKKDLPVYLLLSHFHIDHMEGLHILAKFKFKSLTIMGQTGTKAIIKEFLAPVYSIPVHKLPFPCKVTDVKEGRHSSPFKFLARELVHASRCLGYRLEIDGKVISYCTDTGYCKNSVELSANADLLISECALLSGQTSDSWPHMNPQLAAKLAVESKAKKLALTHFDAALYTTMAKREKAQARARMIFPETFSVYDGLKIDI